Proteins from a single region of Lepus europaeus isolate LE1 chromosome 4, mLepTim1.pri, whole genome shotgun sequence:
- the LOC133758844 gene encoding olfactory receptor 2V1-like — MGRVNETGTTGFILLGFFPELGHITAVVALILLVYVAALTGNTLLILLIWLDSQLHTPMYFLLSQLSLMDLTLTSSVIPKMAANFFSGWRDISFLACGTQIFFSLTVAIAECILITLMCFDRYVAICNPLRYPIIVSPRVCLQMAAVSWTGGALTSLGHTVFTLHFQICSPREIPHFFCEVMAVLRIVCEDISAYEKAVVVTSILVLLLPLSLILSSYVLIFLAVLRMNSSEGRSKALATCSSHLCVVSLYFGPGMFIYMRPGAAKTPRLNQGLFLFGTVLTPLLNPLAYSFRNKDVLGALKRLMGRCLSST, encoded by the coding sequence ATGGGCAGAGTGAACGAGACAGGCACCACCGGCTTCATCCTGTTAGGCTTCTTCCCCGAGCTCGGGCACATCACCGCCGTGGTGGCCCTCATTCTTCTGGTCTACGTGGCTGCCCTCACAGGCAACACCCTTCTCATCCTGCTCATCTGGCTGGACAGCCAGCTCCACACGCCCATGTACTTCCTGCTCAGCCAGCTCTCGCTCATGGACCTGACCTTGACATCCAGCGTcatccccaagatggccgccaacTTCTTCTCTGGCTGGCGGGACATCTCGTTTCTGGCGTGTGGGACCCAGATCTTCTTCTCCCTGACCGTGGCCATTGCGGAATGCATCCTCATAACACTCATGTGCTTCGACCGCTACGTGGCCATCTGTAATCCGCTCCGGTACCCCATCATCGTCAGCCCCAGGGTCTGCTTGCAGATGGCTGCCGTATCGTGGACTGGGGGGGCACTGACTTCCCTGGGCCACACGGTGTTCACCTTGCATTTTCAGATCTGCAGCCCCCGCGAGATCCCCCACTTCTTCTGCGAAGTCATGGCCGTGCTTAGGATTGTGTGCGAGGACATCTCTGCCTATGAGAAGGCAGTGGTGGTGACCAGCATCCTCGTCCTGCTGCTGCCCTTGTCACTCATCCTGTCCTCCTACGTGCTCATCTTCCTGGCCGTCCTCCGAATGAACtcttccgaaggcaggagcaaggctCTGGCCACCTGCTCCTCTCACCTCTGTGTGGTGAGTCTCTATTTCGGTCCAGGGATGTTTATCTACATGAGACCTGGCGCTGCCAAGACCCCGAGGCTGAACCAGGGTCTCTTTCTGTTTGGAACGGTCCTGACTCCTCTCCTGAACCCTCTCGCCTACAGTTTCAGGAACAAGGATGTTCTGGGCGCACTGAAGAGGTTGATGGGGAGATGTCTGTCCTCCACATAG